Proteins encoded together in one Sinorhizobium meliloti window:
- a CDS encoding ferredoxin--NADP reductase: MNAPAKKEDFAVQAPAGVFAETVTSVEHYTDRLFRFRMTRPQEFRFRSGEFAMIGLMVGDKPVYRAYSIASPAWDEELEFFSIKVPDGPLTSHLQGIKPGDQVLMRKKPTGTLVLDALVPGRRLYMFSTGTGIAPFASLIRDPETFEKFEEVILTHTCRDVAELKYGFDLVEEIRNHEFLNEIVGDKLRHYATVTREEYPFKGRITDLMTNGKFFADLGLPPLDPAIDRGMICGSTAMLKDTKEILEAAGLTEGANNKPAEFVIERAFVG, translated from the coding sequence ATGAATGCTCCGGCAAAAAAAGAAGATTTCGCGGTACAGGCTCCGGCAGGCGTCTTCGCTGAAACGGTGACGAGCGTCGAACACTACACCGACCGGCTCTTCCGCTTCCGCATGACGCGCCCGCAGGAGTTCCGCTTCCGCTCGGGCGAATTTGCGATGATCGGCCTGATGGTTGGCGACAAGCCCGTTTATCGTGCCTATTCGATCGCGAGCCCGGCCTGGGACGAGGAACTGGAATTCTTCTCGATCAAGGTGCCTGACGGACCGCTGACGTCGCATCTGCAGGGGATCAAGCCCGGGGACCAGGTGCTGATGCGCAAGAAGCCGACGGGCACGCTGGTGCTGGATGCGCTCGTGCCTGGCCGCAGGCTCTATATGTTTTCGACGGGCACGGGTATCGCGCCTTTTGCGAGCCTCATCCGCGACCCGGAAACCTTCGAGAAGTTCGAGGAGGTCATCCTCACCCACACGTGCCGCGACGTGGCGGAGCTGAAATATGGCTTCGACCTTGTCGAGGAAATCCGCAACCACGAATTCCTGAACGAGATCGTCGGCGACAAGCTCCGGCACTACGCGACGGTGACGCGTGAGGAATATCCTTTCAAGGGCCGGATCACCGACCTGATGACCAACGGCAAGTTCTTCGCCGACCTTGGCCTCCCGCCGCTCGATCCCGCGATCGACCGCGGCATGATTTGCGGCTCCACTGCCATGCTGAAGGACACCAAGGAAATCCTCGAAGCCGCCGGCCTGACGGAAGGCGCCAACAACAAGCCGGCAGAGTTCGTCATCGAACGTGCGTTCGTCGGCTGA
- a CDS encoding amino acid ABC transporter ATP-binding protein, which yields MANTATAPKLAVSTTDVAIEITNMNKWYGDFHVLRDINLKVMRGERIVVAGPSGSGKSTMIRCINRLEEHQKGKIVVDGIELTNDLKKIDEVRREVGMVFQHFNLFPHLTILENCTLAPIWVRKMPKKEAEQVAMHFLERVKIPEQALKYPGQLSGGQQQRVAIARSLCMRPKILLFDEPTSALDPEMVKEVLDTMVGLAEEGMTMICVTHEMGFARQVANRVIFMDQGQIVEQNSPAEFFDNPQHERTKLFLSQILH from the coding sequence ATGGCAAATACCGCCACTGCACCGAAATTGGCCGTCTCGACGACGGATGTCGCGATCGAAATCACCAACATGAACAAATGGTACGGTGATTTCCATGTGCTGCGCGACATCAATCTCAAGGTCATGCGCGGCGAGCGCATCGTCGTCGCCGGCCCGTCGGGCTCCGGCAAGTCGACGATGATTCGCTGCATCAATCGGCTCGAAGAACACCAGAAGGGCAAGATCGTCGTCGACGGCATCGAACTCACCAACGACCTGAAGAAGATCGACGAAGTGCGCCGGGAAGTCGGCATGGTCTTCCAGCACTTCAACCTCTTCCCGCATCTCACGATCCTGGAAAACTGCACGCTGGCGCCGATCTGGGTCCGCAAGATGCCGAAGAAGGAAGCCGAGCAGGTGGCGATGCACTTCCTGGAGCGCGTGAAGATTCCGGAGCAGGCGCTCAAATATCCAGGCCAGCTTTCGGGCGGTCAGCAACAGCGCGTCGCCATCGCCCGCTCGCTTTGCATGCGGCCGAAAATCCTTCTCTTCGACGAGCCTACCTCTGCGCTCGACCCGGAAATGGTCAAGGAAGTGCTCGACACCATGGTGGGACTCGCCGAAGAGGGCATGACCATGATCTGCGTCACCCACGAAATGGGCTTCGCCCGCCAGGTCGCCAACCGCGTGATCTTCATGGATCAGGGCCAGATCGTCGAACAGAACTCGCCGGCCGAGTTCTTCGACAATCCGCAGCACGAGCGGACCAAGCTGTTCCTCAGCCAGATCCTGCACTGA